One genomic region from Haloarcula taiwanensis encodes:
- a CDS encoding 3-hydroxybutyryl-CoA dehydrogenase (converts (S)-3-hydroxybutanoyl-CoA to 3-acetoacetyl-CoA), whose translation MHLETVDTVGVVGAGTMGNGIAQVAATAGYDVVMRDVTEELVAAGFEEIQSSFETLVARDTVTEQEAEAATARITGTTEMDVLADADLVVEAVTEDMDIKQSVFEDLDEICGPDTVLASNTSTLSITTIASATDRPEQVLGLHFMNPVPVMKGVELVVGEHTSDETVTLGREFAHDIGKETWEADDKPGFVVNRVLMPWINEGIRAYDEGVADKADIDRGLTLGTNVPMGPLELADHIGLDVVLDASETLYEELGDRYKPAYLLKRKVAAGDLGKKSGRGFYDYD comes from the coding sequence ATGCATCTCGAAACAGTCGACACCGTCGGCGTCGTCGGCGCTGGAACGATGGGTAACGGCATCGCTCAGGTCGCCGCGACGGCCGGCTACGATGTCGTCATGCGCGATGTGACAGAAGAACTAGTCGCCGCCGGGTTCGAGGAGATTCAGTCGAGCTTTGAGACACTCGTTGCGCGCGATACAGTGACAGAACAGGAGGCGGAGGCGGCGACAGCCCGCATCACCGGCACCACTGAGATGGACGTCCTCGCGGACGCCGACCTCGTCGTCGAGGCTGTCACGGAAGATATGGACATCAAGCAGTCTGTGTTCGAGGACCTCGACGAGATCTGCGGACCGGACACGGTGCTTGCCAGCAACACGAGTACGCTCTCGATTACGACCATCGCCAGCGCCACCGACCGGCCCGAACAGGTCCTTGGACTACACTTCATGAACCCCGTCCCGGTGATGAAAGGCGTCGAACTCGTCGTCGGCGAGCACACCAGCGACGAGACGGTGACGCTCGGTCGGGAGTTCGCTCACGACATCGGCAAGGAGACCTGGGAAGCTGACGACAAGCCCGGCTTCGTCGTCAACCGCGTGTTGATGCCCTGGATAAACGAGGGCATCCGGGCCTACGACGAGGGGGTCGCCGATAAGGCAGACATCGACCGCGGGCTGACGCTGGGGACGAATGTTCCGATGGGGCCGCTCGAACTGGCCGACCACATCGGCCTCGACGTGGTCCTCGACGCCTCTGAAACGCTGTACGAGGAGCTGGGTGACCGCTACAAGCCAGCCTACCTGCTCAAACGCAAAGTCGCGGCCGGCGACCTCGGGAAAAAGTCCGGCAGGGGCTTCTACGACTACGACTGA
- a CDS encoding EamA family transporter yields MTEPRIDPRIGLVVAVLAVSTSAILVRWSDAAASVAAFYRVLLTTALLAPLALGRHRSAFGRLARRDVLAAAATGVALAVHFAAWFESLAWTSVAASVTLVQCQPLFVAVGAWALLDERVTRGTTAGILVAIGGIVVMSIGELLGGGAVGTRPLYGNALALVGGVMAAGYVLAGRSLRQRFPLVPYVTVVYSVAAVSLLVFVVASGHPVTGYPPREWALFLAMAVGPGVFGHTVLNWALAHVESSMVSVSLLGEPVASALLALLLLAETPGPSTVVGGAVVLVGIGVVARSRAVGAPPAD; encoded by the coding sequence GTGACCGAGCCGCGAATCGACCCGCGAATCGGGCTGGTCGTCGCCGTTCTCGCGGTCAGTACGAGCGCGATTCTCGTCCGGTGGAGCGATGCCGCGGCGTCGGTGGCGGCGTTCTACCGTGTTCTGTTGACGACCGCACTGCTAGCCCCGCTGGCGCTGGGGCGGCACCGGTCGGCGTTCGGGCGGCTCGCTCGACGGGACGTACTGGCGGCGGCGGCGACCGGCGTCGCGCTCGCAGTGCACTTCGCCGCGTGGTTCGAGAGTCTGGCGTGGACCAGCGTCGCGGCGTCGGTCACACTGGTCCAGTGTCAGCCGCTGTTCGTCGCCGTCGGCGCGTGGGCGCTGCTGGACGAGCGCGTCACGCGTGGCACGACGGCAGGCATTCTGGTCGCTATCGGTGGCATCGTCGTGATGTCAATCGGCGAACTGCTCGGCGGCGGAGCGGTCGGCACGCGGCCACTGTACGGCAACGCCTTGGCTCTCGTCGGTGGCGTTATGGCCGCCGGCTATGTCCTCGCCGGGCGCTCGCTCCGCCAGCGGTTCCCCCTTGTCCCGTACGTGACCGTCGTCTACAGCGTCGCGGCTGTATCGCTCCTCGTTTTCGTCGTCGCGTCGGGCCACCCCGTGACCGGCTACCCACCACGGGAGTGGGCGCTGTTTCTCGCGATGGCTGTCGGCCCCGGCGTGTTCGGCCACACCGTCCTCAACTGGGCACTAGCACACGTCGAATCAAGCATGGTCAGTGTCTCGCTGCTCGGCGAGCCGGTCGCGAGCGCGCTGCTGGCACTGCTGTTGCTCGCAGAGACTCCCGGGCCGTCGACCGTCGTCGGTGGGGCCGTCGTGCTCGTCGGTATCGGCGTTGTTGCCAGAAGTCGAGCCGTCGGGGCACCCCCCGCAGACTGA
- a CDS encoding PKD domain-containing protein has product MSATSDPRETALSTGRRRWWLPLLVALLLLTLLGTVASGTAAADDTESPEWGNATRGNATTIEVTLFDDGGSLDTSTIQAADFELTAGRVENVSVTSIDASGTNRTGVRVSLLLEKKVDTDNVTVSLRDAASITDEAGNELPHKSVTVSGMDSVVPKYQSFEVSRVNSSTARISVGIHEPIQQLRVSVGGPSIDTLNISGFTERTGNVNTYTRTYTFPEEGEYSLLLMSVTDENGNENSFGRQQTFLYDDSAPNVSVAGPENATVGESVTFSAAETTDNQGVDSVRWQVGSDTILTGENITVAFASPGSHEVTVTVADPLGNTDSVTRVVSVVGNGSAGNVTVRQPNATTANVSVNGSGQTQQIRSPEGPLVTGENGTLERLAASFPGNESATLTVRSRQPTPAFVTATGHTGVSRFDIDHGSVPAEGATFTFTVDRDTLAAVGAEPEAVTLFRKDGGWTPLATAIAGRSESHIVYRADSPGLSTFVVGVERTAATDVDAEAATTNSETSTAEPETTETQTEEPGQPDILVTNATAVPSELGPGERTVIAVELENRGTASGDHNVIVALNTSILTTRTVTVPAGETRTTEFARSMPDNTTGNLTVDGLRVGNVTADSGGLPIPALPSVGIPNPLSLWPDGIVGTVLGGLLGVAIGLYSVLKALAIYLGY; this is encoded by the coding sequence ATGAGTGCCACCAGTGACCCTCGCGAGACAGCGCTGTCGACCGGGCGTCGTCGCTGGTGGCTTCCGCTGCTCGTTGCCCTTCTTTTGCTCACGCTGCTCGGTACTGTTGCTTCTGGCACCGCTGCGGCTGACGACACCGAGTCGCCGGAGTGGGGCAATGCGACGCGGGGCAACGCTACGACTATCGAGGTAACCCTGTTCGACGACGGCGGGTCGTTAGACACGAGTACGATTCAGGCAGCGGATTTCGAGCTAACTGCGGGCCGAGTAGAAAACGTCTCAGTCACATCAATCGACGCTTCCGGAACAAACAGGACGGGGGTGCGCGTCTCCCTCCTGTTGGAAAAAAAGGTCGACACAGACAACGTCACCGTCAGTCTCCGTGACGCCGCCAGCATCACCGACGAAGCGGGGAACGAGCTTCCGCACAAGTCAGTCACCGTCAGCGGGATGGACTCCGTCGTGCCGAAGTATCAGTCGTTCGAGGTAAGCCGCGTCAATAGCTCCACCGCCCGTATCTCTGTCGGCATTCACGAACCGATACAACAGCTTCGAGTCTCCGTCGGTGGCCCGTCGATAGACACACTCAACATCTCGGGATTCACCGAACGCACCGGTAACGTGAACACGTACACGCGGACGTACACGTTCCCCGAAGAAGGCGAGTACTCGTTGCTGCTGATGTCGGTGACCGACGAGAACGGAAACGAGAACTCTTTTGGACGACAGCAGACGTTCCTCTATGACGACTCCGCGCCGAACGTCAGTGTCGCTGGGCCGGAGAACGCAACTGTCGGCGAGTCAGTGACCTTCTCCGCAGCGGAGACGACAGACAATCAGGGCGTCGATTCGGTCCGGTGGCAAGTCGGGAGTGATACCATCCTCACCGGCGAGAATATCACCGTAGCCTTCGCCTCACCCGGCAGTCACGAGGTAACCGTGACAGTCGCTGACCCGCTCGGGAACACGGATAGTGTGACCAGAGTCGTGTCCGTCGTTGGGAACGGGTCCGCCGGGAACGTAACTGTGCGACAGCCGAACGCGACTACGGCGAACGTCTCGGTGAACGGGTCCGGCCAGACACAGCAAATTCGGTCTCCGGAGGGGCCACTCGTCACCGGTGAGAACGGAACGCTGGAACGGCTTGCCGCGTCGTTCCCGGGTAACGAATCCGCCACACTCACCGTCCGCTCCCGCCAGCCCACGCCAGCGTTCGTGACTGCCACCGGTCACACTGGCGTCAGCCGGTTCGATATCGACCACGGGTCCGTTCCGGCTGAGGGCGCGACGTTCACGTTTACTGTTGACCGTGACACACTGGCGGCAGTCGGTGCGGAACCCGAGGCTGTGACGCTGTTCCGGAAGGACGGCGGGTGGACGCCCTTAGCGACTGCTATTGCCGGCCGGAGCGAGTCACACATCGTCTACCGGGCTGACTCTCCGGGACTTTCGACGTTCGTCGTCGGAGTCGAACGGACGGCAGCGACAGACGTGGATGCGGAGGCGGCGACAACCAACTCGGAAACGTCGACGGCCGAACCCGAGACGACCGAGACACAGACAGAAGAACCCGGACAGCCGGATATCCTGGTCACGAACGCCACGGCAGTTCCATCGGAACTCGGCCCCGGCGAGCGAACCGTCATCGCCGTCGAGCTTGAAAACCGGGGGACTGCGAGCGGCGACCACAACGTGATCGTCGCGCTCAACACCTCGATACTGACAACGCGGACAGTCACGGTCCCCGCCGGCGAGACGCGAACGACGGAGTTTGCCCGCTCGATGCCGGACAACACCACTGGAAACTTGACTGTCGACGGGCTACGTGTCGGGAACGTAACGGCTGACAGCGGTGGCCTCCCGATTCCAGCGCTCCCGTCGGTCGGGATTCCGAACCCGCTCTCGCTGTGGCCCGACGGCATCGTCGGAACCGTTCTCGGCGGGCTACTGGGCGTTGCTATCGGACTGTACAGCGTTCTGAAAGCGCTGGCGATATACCTCGGCTACTGA
- a CDS encoding universal stress protein: protein MTILVAIANDSVSPAVIDTAVRLADGLGEELYVVHLVDEDTADGTAMQLRDEMRDRFRDTNVVATVAIEHVGRSAMRSGTRVGNELLELAADVDVQHIVMGHEPKGLAGKIRDGDAAVSVIDAADVPVTVVPESPSDI, encoded by the coding sequence ATGACCATTCTCGTTGCAATCGCCAACGATTCAGTCTCCCCGGCAGTCATCGATACGGCGGTTCGACTCGCAGACGGACTTGGTGAGGAACTGTACGTCGTCCACCTCGTCGACGAAGACACCGCCGACGGCACGGCCATGCAACTCCGGGACGAGATGCGGGACCGATTCCGCGACACCAATGTCGTGGCAACGGTCGCTATCGAACACGTCGGTCGGTCTGCAATGCGTTCGGGCACGCGGGTCGGCAACGAACTACTCGAACTCGCGGCTGACGTGGATGTGCAACATATCGTCATGGGCCACGAGCCGAAAGGTCTAGCCGGTAAAATCCGCGACGGCGACGCGGCGGTTTCGGTCATCGACGCCGCCGACGTGCCAGTCACGGTCGTCCCGGAGAGTCCGTCCGACATCTGA
- a CDS encoding fructose-bisphosphatase, producing MSKSLDISTTEAEQTVTEVIDTIAATTPDVRRAVADYRGQSNSVNPTGDDQLAADLRADELFEQRVLGIDGVASYASEERADVKTTDGRLHVAMDPLDGSSNLEPNSGMGTIFGVYSEQPPTVGTNLLAAGFVIYGPITSMVVARDGSVREYILEDGDKRVVDDDVTVPEDPTVFGFGGGVDAWTDEFESYAEDIRHELKLRYGGAMVADINQVLTYGGIFSYPALESRPEGKLRVQFEGHPMAYILESAGGRSSDGDQSLLEIEPDELHERTPLYLGNDDLIDRLEANID from the coding sequence ATGAGTAAGTCACTCGACATCTCGACCACCGAAGCCGAGCAGACTGTCACGGAAGTCATCGACACCATCGCCGCGACGACACCGGACGTCCGCCGCGCTGTTGCCGACTACCGTGGCCAGAGCAACTCCGTCAACCCCACCGGCGACGACCAGCTCGCGGCTGACCTGCGCGCCGACGAACTGTTCGAGCAGCGGGTGCTGGGCATCGACGGCGTCGCCTCTTACGCCAGCGAAGAACGCGCGGACGTGAAAACGACAGACGGTCGCCTCCACGTCGCGATGGACCCCCTCGACGGGTCGAGCAACCTCGAACCCAACAGCGGGATGGGGACGATCTTCGGCGTCTACAGCGAGCAGCCGCCGACGGTCGGCACCAATCTGCTCGCCGCCGGGTTCGTCATCTACGGCCCCATCACCTCGATGGTCGTCGCTCGGGACGGCAGCGTCCGCGAGTACATCCTCGAAGACGGCGACAAGCGGGTCGTCGACGACGACGTGACGGTTCCGGAGGACCCCACGGTCTTCGGGTTCGGCGGCGGCGTCGACGCCTGGACCGACGAATTTGAATCCTACGCCGAGGACATCCGCCACGAACTGAAACTCCGCTACGGCGGGGCGATGGTCGCGGATATCAATCAGGTGCTCACCTACGGCGGCATCTTCTCGTATCCCGCACTGGAGTCACGCCCCGAGGGGAAACTTCGAGTCCAGTTCGAGGGCCACCCGATGGCCTACATCCTTGAGTCGGCCGGCGGGCGGTCTTCCGACGGCGACCAGTCACTGCTCGAAATCGAACCCGACGAGCTACACGAGCGGACGCCGCTGTATCTCGGAAACGACGACCTGATCGACCGGCTCGAAGCGAATATCGACTGA
- a CDS encoding cyclase, with protein sequence MDIYERQVRVEAPLSEVWKFHATGDGLVALTPDWMNIRIEEERGPDGEPDPEELTAGSVVVSSIKPFGVPPRQRWVSNIVAREEGDDEAMFRDVMAEGPFPHWEHTHTFRALSDRETLVHDHVEFELPGGPLGRALGPFGCLGMEPMFRYRHQQTKELLEG encoded by the coding sequence ATGGACATTTACGAGCGCCAGGTTCGCGTCGAAGCCCCACTGTCCGAGGTCTGGAAGTTCCACGCGACAGGCGATGGACTGGTCGCGCTGACTCCCGACTGGATGAACATCCGCATCGAGGAGGAGCGGGGACCGGATGGTGAGCCCGACCCTGAAGAACTGACCGCTGGGTCGGTCGTCGTCTCCTCGATCAAGCCCTTCGGCGTGCCGCCGCGCCAGCGCTGGGTGTCGAACATCGTCGCCCGGGAGGAAGGCGACGACGAGGCGATGTTCCGCGACGTGATGGCGGAGGGACCGTTTCCCCACTGGGAGCACACGCACACGTTCCGGGCGCTGAGCGACAGGGAGACGCTCGTCCACGACCACGTCGAGTTCGAACTGCCCGGCGGACCGCTCGGCCGGGCGCTTGGCCCCTTTGGCTGTCTCGGGATGGAGCCGATGTTCCGGTATCGCCATCAGCAGACGAAGGAACTGCTCGAAGGGTAA
- a CDS encoding glutamate dehydrogenase, with protein sequence MSPEVNPFESLQEQIDDASDYLEYSTDVLERLKHPERVLEANLSVEMDDGSVEVFRAYRSQFNGDRGPYKGGIRYHPQVTRDEVKALSGWMVYKCAAVNIPYGGGKGGIEIDPRQYSASEIERITRSFAKELRPIIGEDQDIPAPDVNTGQREMNWIKDTYETLENTTEPGVITGKAPESGGSAGRVEATGRSVMLTAREAFDYLGKDIEDATVAVQGYGNAGSVAAKLIEDLGANIVAVSDSSGAVYNPDGLDARDAKAFKSETGSLASYEGAREELTNEELLTMDVDLLVPAALENAIDGDLAQDVQADIVVEAANGPLTPNADDVLTERDVAVFPDILANAGGVTVSYFEWVQNRQRFYWSEERVNNELETIITNAFDDLVETYEQTGAPNFRTAMYVVAIQRVVAAAEEGGIWP encoded by the coding sequence ATGTCGCCTGAGGTGAACCCGTTTGAGAGTTTACAGGAGCAGATCGACGACGCGTCGGACTATCTCGAATATTCGACTGACGTGCTTGAACGGCTGAAACACCCCGAGCGAGTGCTGGAGGCAAACCTTTCCGTGGAGATGGATGACGGCTCCGTCGAGGTGTTTCGTGCCTACCGATCACAGTTCAACGGTGACAGAGGGCCGTACAAGGGTGGCATCCGCTATCACCCGCAGGTCACACGCGACGAGGTCAAGGCACTGTCTGGCTGGATGGTGTACAAGTGTGCTGCTGTGAACATCCCCTACGGCGGCGGGAAAGGCGGCATCGAGATCGATCCGCGACAGTACTCAGCCAGTGAAATCGAGCGGATAACGCGGTCGTTCGCGAAGGAACTCCGCCCGATTATCGGCGAGGACCAGGACATCCCCGCACCCGATGTCAACACCGGCCAGCGCGAGATGAACTGGATCAAAGACACGTACGAGACGCTGGAAAACACCACCGAACCCGGCGTCATCACCGGCAAGGCTCCGGAATCGGGCGGCAGTGCGGGCCGTGTCGAGGCGACCGGTCGCTCGGTGATGCTCACCGCGCGGGAGGCCTTTGACTACCTCGGCAAGGACATCGAGGACGCGACGGTGGCCGTGCAGGGCTACGGAAACGCTGGCTCCGTGGCTGCAAAACTCATCGAGGACCTTGGCGCGAACATCGTCGCAGTATCAGACTCCTCCGGAGCCGTCTACAACCCTGACGGGCTCGACGCCCGCGACGCGAAGGCGTTCAAGAGCGAGACCGGGTCGCTGGCCAGCTACGAGGGCGCGAGGGAGGAGCTGACGAACGAGGAGTTGCTGACGATGGATGTGGACCTGCTCGTTCCGGCGGCGCTCGAAAACGCCATCGACGGCGACCTCGCGCAGGATGTACAGGCTGACATCGTCGTGGAGGCGGCAAATGGCCCGCTGACGCCGAACGCGGACGACGTCCTCACCGAGCGTGACGTGGCCGTGTTCCCAGACATCCTCGCCAACGCCGGTGGCGTCACGGTGTCGTACTTCGAGTGGGTCCAGAATCGCCAGCGGTTCTACTGGTCCGAAGAGCGTGTGAACAACGAACTGGAGACCATCATTACGAACGCGTTTGACGACCTCGTCGAGACATACGAGCAGACCGGCGCGCCGAACTTCCGGACGGCGATGTACGTCGTCGCAATCCAGCGTGTCGTCGCTGCGGCCGAGGAAGGCGGCATCTGGCCCTGA
- a CDS encoding acyl-CoA dehydrogenase, translating to MDFSPTQEQRQIQDMVADFVDEEVKPRAAEIDETDEFPWDLVDEMADLGLMGMPIPEAYGGAELDYHSYAMALEEISRGSGGLGTIVAAHISLACNMIYEFGNEAQKETYLTPLAAGEEIGAFALSEAGAGSDVPAMDTTAEPVDGGDAYLVNGGKLWISNGSVADTVVLFAKTDPEAGNKGISSFIVRPEEDDGFIVEGTEHKLGDKGCPTAELRFDDMRIPADRRLGEEGRGFVHALKTLNGGRITIAARGVGIAQAALDEALKYAQDREQFDQPISDFQAIQHKLADMDTKTQAARLLMHQAADKKMAGESFVKEAAQAKLYASEVSREVANEGIQVHGGYGYTKDFPAERFYRDAKLNEIYEGTSEVLRNTIASELLD from the coding sequence ATGGACTTTAGCCCCACACAGGAACAACGCCAGATACAGGATATGGTCGCGGACTTCGTCGACGAGGAAGTCAAGCCGCGGGCAGCGGAGATTGACGAAACCGATGAGTTCCCGTGGGACCTCGTCGACGAAATGGCCGACCTCGGCCTGATGGGGATGCCGATTCCGGAGGCATACGGCGGGGCCGAACTGGACTACCACAGCTACGCCATGGCCCTCGAAGAGATCTCGCGGGGGAGCGGCGGACTGGGCACAATCGTCGCCGCACACATCTCGCTGGCCTGCAATATGATCTACGAGTTCGGGAACGAGGCCCAGAAAGAGACCTACCTCACGCCGCTGGCAGCGGGCGAGGAAATCGGCGCGTTCGCCCTGTCCGAAGCGGGTGCGGGCAGTGACGTGCCGGCGATGGACACCACCGCCGAACCGGTCGACGGCGGTGACGCCTATCTGGTCAACGGCGGCAAACTCTGGATTTCCAACGGCTCCGTTGCCGACACCGTGGTCCTGTTCGCAAAGACCGACCCCGAGGCCGGCAACAAGGGCATCTCCTCGTTCATCGTTCGCCCCGAGGAGGACGACGGCTTCATCGTCGAAGGGACCGAGCACAAACTCGGCGACAAGGGCTGTCCGACCGCCGAACTGCGGTTCGACGACATGCGAATCCCCGCCGACCGCCGACTCGGCGAGGAGGGCCGTGGGTTCGTCCACGCGCTCAAGACGCTCAACGGCGGGCGCATCACCATCGCGGCCCGCGGCGTCGGCATCGCACAGGCTGCGCTGGACGAGGCGTTGAAATACGCCCAGGACCGTGAACAGTTCGACCAGCCGATCAGCGACTTCCAGGCTATCCAGCACAAGCTCGCAGACATGGACACGAAGACGCAAGCGGCCCGCCTGTTGATGCACCAGGCGGCTGATAAGAAGATGGCCGGCGAGTCGTTCGTCAAGGAGGCCGCCCAAGCCAAACTGTACGCCTCAGAGGTGTCCCGGGAAGTGGCCAACGAGGGCATTCAGGTCCACGGCGGCTACGGCTACACGAAGGACTTCCCGGCCGAGCGGTTCTACCGCGACGCCAAACTCAACGAGATCTACGAGGGGACCAGCGAGGTCCTCCGCAATACCATTGCCAGCGAACTTCTCGATTAG
- a CDS encoding multidrug DMT transporter permease, translating into MAKWLQSGRRRDMCVLLAAAADGELSGQRLKTRLERRYDTRIEPKSFYGALEALESAGFVNHREDGIADKYSLTDAGERRLRDQFEWMQAALGEDS; encoded by the coding sequence ATGGCGAAGTGGCTCCAGAGCGGCCGCCGGCGCGACATGTGTGTCCTGCTGGCCGCCGCAGCGGACGGGGAACTCTCCGGCCAACGGCTGAAGACGCGGCTCGAACGCCGCTACGACACGCGAATCGAACCCAAGAGCTTCTACGGCGCGCTCGAAGCGCTGGAGTCGGCCGGGTTCGTCAACCACCGCGAGGACGGCATCGCCGACAAGTACTCGCTGACCGACGCCGGCGAGCGGCGGCTTCGGGACCAGTTCGAATGGATGCAGGCGGCGCTCGGCGAGGACAGTTGA
- a CDS encoding aminoglycoside phosphotransferase has product MAFRRFLRGTVPWEQLEGVVQAVIERYDEPAAHVTFLEADNWLSTPLVVNDQWFVKVITGQNSLVHTLLTAGRNIGAFSSGTEGFFEHFGTPYEMAEHELAATQRMREIGVNAPEPIEAFEYDGMGVLVLEYIPDFEPLDDLPAETVERHSPTVFDFLHRMHEDGLAHGDFRCENVLVAHDDLYFIDATSVREAAISDARAYDLACALGALEPLIGAPTAVAAAARHYDTSELLAAEEFLDFVNIRPDHDFAAAEIRGAVEKRA; this is encoded by the coding sequence ATGGCGTTCCGGCGATTCCTCCGCGGGACGGTCCCCTGGGAGCAACTCGAAGGCGTGGTGCAGGCGGTAATCGAACGGTACGACGAGCCCGCGGCCCACGTGACGTTTCTGGAGGCCGATAACTGGCTCTCGACGCCGCTTGTCGTCAACGACCAGTGGTTCGTGAAGGTCATCACGGGGCAGAACTCGCTGGTTCACACGCTGTTGACCGCCGGCCGCAACATCGGCGCGTTTTCGTCCGGCACAGAGGGCTTTTTCGAGCACTTCGGGACGCCCTACGAGATGGCGGAACACGAGCTGGCGGCGACCCAGCGGATGCGGGAAATCGGCGTCAACGCTCCCGAGCCAATCGAGGCATTCGAATACGATGGAATGGGCGTGCTGGTACTTGAATACATCCCCGACTTCGAGCCGCTGGACGACCTCCCGGCCGAAACCGTCGAGCGACACAGTCCGACGGTGTTTGACTTCCTCCACCGGATGCACGAGGACGGCCTGGCACACGGCGACTTCCGCTGTGAGAACGTGCTCGTGGCCCACGACGACCTGTACTTCATCGACGCCACGAGCGTCCGTGAAGCGGCGATCAGTGACGCCCGGGCCTATGATCTCGCGTGTGCGCTGGGCGCACTGGAGCCGCTCATCGGTGCACCGACCGCAGTCGCCGCCGCCGCACGTCACTACGATACGTCTGAGTTGCTGGCCGCGGAGGAGTTCCTCGATTTCGTCAACATCCGCCCGGACCACGACTTCGCCGCCGCAGAAATCCGTGGAGCCGTAGAGAAACGCGCGTAG
- a CDS encoding acyl-CoA dehydrogenase, with translation MEFDVPGEHRMIRDSVREFCENEIQPIAQDIEDEHRFPAEIFEELGQLDVMGVPISEEWGGLGGDTLMYALVAEELGRVSGSIGLSYVAHTSLGSKPIELFGTATQKERWLTPLATGEQLGGWALTEPGSGSDASDMDTTAKRDGDEYVINGTKQFITNASVAGSVLVKAVTDPGAGYDGISTFIVAPEDDGWAVTTEWDKMGLNASPTCELQFDDCRIPADRLLGEEGAGWEQTLQTLNGGRISIAALSTGLAQGAFEAAKSYATEREQFDRPISKFDAVRDKIVEMDRKIERARLLTHKAATMYDQGEDVTRLSSLAKLDASEICREVAEDAVQVLGGYGYTTDFAPQRFYRDAKLMEIGEGTSEIQRMVLGRELGL, from the coding sequence ATGGAGTTCGACGTTCCCGGCGAACACCGGATGATACGGGATTCAGTCCGCGAGTTCTGTGAGAATGAGATTCAACCGATAGCACAAGACATCGAGGACGAGCACCGCTTCCCGGCCGAGATATTCGAGGAACTCGGCCAACTGGACGTGATGGGTGTGCCGATCAGCGAGGAGTGGGGCGGGCTCGGCGGCGATACGCTGATGTACGCGCTGGTCGCCGAGGAACTCGGACGCGTCTCTGGGAGTATCGGACTCTCGTACGTGGCTCACACGTCGCTCGGGAGTAAGCCGATAGAGCTGTTCGGCACAGCCACACAGAAGGAGCGCTGGCTTACACCGCTCGCCACCGGCGAACAGCTCGGCGGCTGGGCGCTGACGGAACCGGGAAGCGGGAGCGACGCCAGCGACATGGACACGACGGCCAAGCGAGACGGCGACGAGTACGTCATCAACGGCACCAAGCAGTTCATCACGAACGCCTCCGTCGCCGGCTCGGTGCTCGTCAAGGCCGTCACAGACCCCGGAGCGGGCTACGACGGCATCTCGACGTTCATCGTCGCGCCCGAGGACGACGGCTGGGCGGTGACGACCGAGTGGGACAAGATGGGGCTGAACGCCTCGCCGACCTGTGAACTCCAGTTCGACGACTGCCGGATTCCTGCGGACCGACTGCTCGGCGAGGAAGGAGCCGGCTGGGAACAGACGCTGCAGACCCTCAACGGCGGCCGCATCTCTATTGCTGCGCTCTCGACGGGACTCGCACAGGGGGCCTTCGAGGCCGCGAAATCCTACGCCACCGAACGCGAACAGTTCGACCGTCCCATCTCGAAGTTCGACGCCGTCCGGGACAAAATCGTCGAGATGGACCGCAAAATAGAGCGTGCTCGGCTGCTGACTCACAAGGCTGCGACGATGTACGACCAGGGAGAAGACGTAACGCGACTCTCGTCGCTTGCGAAACTCGACGCCAGCGAAATCTGTCGCGAGGTCGCCGAAGACGCCGTCCAGGTGCTTGGCGGCTACGGCTACACGACAGACTTCGCCCCGCAGCGGTTCTACCGGGACGCGAAGCTCATGGAAATCGGTGAGGGCACAAGCGAGATACAGCGGATGGTACTCGGCCGAGAACTTGGACTTTGA